The sequence CGTCCGGCGCTCAGACCTTGATGCGCCCCGTGGCCACCAGCTTCTGCGTGAGCGCGAGCTGCTCGGCCAGGAAGGCAGAGAGCCTGTCGGGGCCCCAGCCCGCCGGCTCGAAGCCCAGTTCGAGCAGCTTGGGGGCCACGTCGGGCAGCTTGACGATGCGTGCCATCTCGGCCGTGAGCTTGTCGATGATCGGCTTGGGCGTGCCCGCCGGCGCGAACAGTGCGCCGAAGCCCGGCATGTTCACCTCGGGAAAACCGGCCTCGGCGAAGGTGGGCACGTCGGGGTAGAGCGGAAAGCGCGTCGGGCTGGCTACCGCCAGCGCCCGGATCTTGCCGGGGTAGCGCGACACGCCGCCCAGCGAGACCACAGCCGTGTCGATCTGTCCGCCGATCAGGTCCTGCAGTGCCGGCGCCTCGCCCTTGTAGGGCACGTGCACGGTGTCGATGCCCGCCGCCATGTTGAGCAGCTCGCCCACGAAGTTGCCGCCCGAGCCGGGACCGTAGGACCCGTAGGAGATCTTGCCGGGCCTGCTTTTCGCCAGGTCGACGAGCTGCTTGAGCGTCTTCACGTTCAGCGACTCGCGCACGCCGATGGCGATGGGCGTGAGCGCCAGCATGCTGATGGGCGCCAGCTCCGACAGCTTGTAGGTCTGCGTGGGCTGCAGCACCAGGTTGCTGATCAGCGCGCTGTAGTTCACCAGCAGCGTGTAGCCGTCGGGCGGCGCCTTGGCCACCGTGGCCGCCGCGATGGCGCCGCTCGCGCCCGCCTTCGACTCGACGATGGCCGGCTGGCCCCAGGCCTCGGTGAGCTTCTGGCCGATGACCCGCATCATCGTGTCGTGCCCGCCGCCGGCGGGCGTGGGAATGA comes from Variovorax paradoxus and encodes:
- a CDS encoding Bug family tripartite tricarboxylate transporter substrate binding protein; the encoded protein is MNPTRRHTLATGLALAGTAALPRFAWADAAYPGNIIKFVIPTPAGGGHDTMMRVIGQKLTEAWGQPAIVESKAGASGAIAAATVAKAPPDGYTLLVNYSALISNLVLQPTQTYKLSELAPISMLALTPIAIGVRESLNVKTLKQLVDLAKSRPGKISYGSYGPGSGGNFVGELLNMAAGIDTVHVPYKGEAPALQDLIGGQIDTAVVSLGGVSRYPGKIRALAVASPTRFPLYPDVPTFAEAGFPEVNMPGFGALFAPAGTPKPIIDKLTAEMARIVKLPDVAPKLLELGFEPAGWGPDRLSAFLAEQLALTQKLVATGRIKV